The Aedes albopictus strain Foshan chromosome 2, AalbF5, whole genome shotgun sequence region taccatgttcaaAAATGTGCAACTGAGAAAATTGCGATTAAAGTTAATAACGTATTTTTCTAATCGACCAATAACTACAGTACCACAACGGCACATGCAGCTGTATTTCTATTAAAATGGATTATATCTGAAGTAGAATCAGTGAAGTTGCCTTTTTTAACGCAATAAAAAACAtttcatttttgaataaatagttcCCAGCGGGACAGTTATGCTGTGAAACACAACGCAAATTTCGCAGTCTTTGACTGTATTTCTTTTAGTGAGACAGATATGCTTGGAAatgcaacaatgggacaatatagcttggtatttattttcgaaatttcagaacaaactaaggacttttaaaagtttacataaaaatacacatacaattATGCCGATAggcggaaaaaaatgaaaaatgctgaaaatcaacATGGGACAGTGTTGGGGAGTCAAGCAAGCCATGATTTTCCTTTGTTATAATGTCATTCAGAAATACATTCATTCTTGTTCTACCATTCAACCAAAGCAGTCATAACTCTTAACTGTAGAACATAACAGTTTTTGGCGACGAGAATTTACGAAACCACGCGAAGCAAAATGTCTCCAGAATTCGAAGCGAATCTTTTGAGGATCCTGGAAAATCAAGGCCGCATTCTTGCAGAGTTGTCAGCTTCCCGGGCGGCAGAAGCTCAAGCTAGTCAAGCAGGACAAGGGGACGGTAATCTGCAACGCAGTCAGCAGCATCCGGAAGAACCACGTCTGCGGAATCAAAGCGAGTTTCTGATCGAATCGTTGTCAAGCGCAATCAACGAGTTCAACTACGACCCGGAAGCAGGAATAACGTTCGAAGCCTGGTTTGCCAAATATGAAGATCTGTTCGAAGAAGACGCTCGAGCTCTGGACGGACCGGCCAAGGTTCGATTGCTGCTTCGAAACCTCAGCACCGTAGCGCATAAGAAGTATGTGAGCTACATCCTCCCGAAGAAGCCGAAGGAAGTGACTTTCGATGAAACAATCAAGACATTGCAGTCCATCTTCGGTCGTCAAACATCGCTCTTCAATCAACGTTACCAGTGTCTACAACTCAAGAAGGATCCGACCGACGACTACTTCACCTACGCTGGAGTTGTGAATGAAAAGTGCGAAGAATTCAAGCTCTCGGAGATCAACGCGGACCAGTTCAAGTGTTTGATGTTTGTTTCCGGCCTGAATTCAAGCAAGGACTCGGACGTTCGGACAACCCTTCTATCACGGATCGAGAGTTCCAATCCCGCTACGCCGATGACCCTACGCTCGCTAGCAGAGGAATGCCAGAGAATCCTGAATCTGAAACGAGACACCGCCATGATCGAGAAGACCGGAGGAAAACAAACCGTTTGTGCAGTGAAGAATTCATCAAAACCGCCGCACAACAGCAAACCGCAATCCGAAATTCCGAACACACCATGTTGGAGATGCGGCGACATGCATTATTCGAAGAATTGCCCCTACCTCCAGCATGAGTGTAAATCCTGCAAGAAAACTGGACACAAGGAAGGTTATTGCTCCTGTTTCAAGCAAAAGGATAGGAAGAAGAAGCGTCCATTCAAGAATAACGCTGTGGCTAAAGCACAAGGACTGTACACCATCAATCAGGTCAGTATCGCAGCCAGACGTAAGTTCGTGAACCTGGAGATCAACGGACATCCAGTACGACTACAACTAGACAGCGCAGCAGACATCACCGTGATTTCATCGGACGTGTACAAACAAATAGGCAGCCCCGTTGCAAGTTCAGCATCCATCAACGTTGTTAACGCATCAGGTGACGACATGGGTCTCATAGCTGAATTTGAATGTACCGTTACTTTGAACGACGTCGTGAAGCAAGGAAGATGTTACGTCACAAACGTGGACAATCTCAACTTGTTCGGCACCGAGTGGATCGAGCTATTTGGATTGTGGGACATTCCGTTCAACGCAGTCTGCAATCAAGTCTCCTCAAAATCACATCCAAAATCGGAAGAACTTGTCCAGCGTCTACGATCGAAGTTCAAGAACGTGTTCAGTGAAGACCTTGGATTGTGCACTAAGAAGAAGGTATCGCTATCAGTCAAGCCAGGTACCAAGCCCGTATTTCGTCCGAAGCGTCCAGTCCCGTATGCATCAACGGAGAAGATTGAAGCCGAGCTGGATCGTCTACAAAGTTTGGGAATCATTTCGCCAATTCCATACTCCGAGTGGGCGGCTCCCATCGTTGCTGTACGAAAACCGAACGGCAAAGTGAGAATTTGCGCGGACTATTCCACCGGACTAAACGAAGCTTTGGAACCGAATCAACATCCGTTACCGTTACCACAGGACCTGTTTGCGAAGCTGGCGGGCAAGAAGTACTTCACTCAAATCGATTTATCCGATGCTTACCTACAAGTAGAAGTCACGGAAGAGTCCAGGAAGATGCTGTCAATCAACACTCACAAAGGCTTATTCCAATTCAATCGACTTTCCCCTGGTGTCAAGACGGCCCCCGGCGAGTTCCAGCATATCGTGGACAATATGATTGCGGATTTGGAGGACGTTAGCGGATATCTCGATGACATCATGGTAGCAAGTGACACCTTGGAGAAGCACATCGAGCAACTAGACCGGTTGTTCGCCCGAATTGAAGAGTACGGTTTCCATCTGAAAATTGAGAAGAGCAACTTTTTCATGAAGCAAATCAAGTACCTTGGACTGATCGCTGATGAAGAAGGACTTCGACCTGATCCAGAAAAAGTTAAGGCAATTGTCAAGATGCCGGCGCCTCATGATGTTCAAACGTTACGTTCATTCCTGGGAGCAATTAACTACTACGGCAAGTTTGTGAGGTCCATGCATGAGCTTCGCCAACCACTTGATGCTCTACTCAAGAAAGATGTCAAATGGAACTGGAGTCAAGCGTGCCAGGAATCATTCAACAAGTTCAAGGAGATCCTTCAATCAGACCTGTTGCTGACCCACTATAATCCGAAACTGGAGATGATAGTAGCAGCAGACGCGTCACAGAATGGCCTGGGTGCTGTTCTTCTTCATCGCTTCCCTGACGGCACCGTTAAAGCAGTTTGCCACGCTTCCCGGACGTTGACCAATGCTGAGAAGAACTACGCACAAGGTGAAAAAGAAGGACTCGCTCTTGTGTTTGCCTGCACCAAGTTCCATCGCATGATTTTTGGACGGCGATTCACACTACACACGGATCACAAGCCACTACTAGGAATTTTTGGATCGAAAAAAGGAATACCAGTTCATACAGCAAGCAGACTGCAAAGGTGGGCGTTAACTCTCTTGCAGTACGATTTCAAGCTGGAATTCAAGTCTACTGACAGTTTTGGGTATGCTGATGTCCTGTCACGATTGATCGGTGAACATTCCAAGCCGGATGAGGACTACATCATCGCTAGTGTTCAGCTAGAAGCAGACATCAAAAGTATGCAAGCCGAATCTGCAGCAGTACTTCCAGTAACCTACCAGATGATTCAACAAGAAACGAAGCAGGATGAAACTCTCCAATCCGTCATGCGACATCTTCGGAACAACTGGACAACACCACCAGAAGCCAATGAACTTCAGTGTTTCTTCAAACGGCGCGAATCGTTGTGTGAAGCAGACGGATGCCTCATGTTCCTGGATC contains the following coding sequences:
- the LOC134286222 gene encoding uncharacterized protein K02A2.6-like — its product is MSPEFEANLLRILENQGRILAELSASRAAEAQASQAGQGDGNLQRSQQHPEEPRLRNQSEFLIESLSSAINEFNYDPEAGITFEAWFAKYEDLFEEDARALDGPAKVRLLLRNLSTVAHKKYVSYILPKKPKEVTFDETIKTLQSIFGRQTSLFNQRYQCLQLKKDPTDDYFTYAGVVNEKCEEFKLSEINADQFKCLMFVSGLNSSKDSDVRTTLLSRIESSNPATPMTLRSLAEECQRILNLKRDTAMIEKTGGKQTVCAVKNSSKPPHNSKPQSEIPNTPCWRCGDMHYSKNCPYLQHECKSCKKTGHKEGYCSCFKQKDRKKKRPFKNNAVAKAQGLYTINQVSIAARRKFVNLEINGHPVRLQLDSAADITVISSDVYKQIGSPVASSASINVVNASGDDMGLIAEFECTVTLNDVVKQGRCYVTNVDNLNLFGTEWIELFGLWDIPFNAVCNQVSSKSHPKSEELVQRLRSKFKNVFSEDLGLCTKKKVSLSVKPGTKPVFRPKRPVPYASTEKIEAELDRLQSLGIISPIPYSEWAAPIVAVRKPNGKVRICADYSTGLNEALEPNQHPLPLPQDLFAKLAGKKYFTQIDLSDAYLQVEVTEESRKMLSINTHKGLFQFNRLSPGVKTAPGEFQHIVDNMIADLEDVSGYLDDIMVASDTLEKHIEQLDRLFARIEEYGFHLKIEKSNFFMKQIKYLGLIADEEGLRPDPEKVKAIVKMPAPHDVQTLRSFLGAINYYGKFVRSMHELRQPLDALLKKDVKWNWSQACQESFNKFKEILQSDLLLTHYNPKLEMIVAADASQNGLGAVLLHRFPDGTVKAVCHASRTLTNAEKNYAQGEKEGLALVFACTKFHRMIFGRRFTLHTDHKPLLGIFGSKKGIPVHTASRLQRWALTLLQYDFKLEFKSTDSFGYADVLSRLIGEHSKPDEDYIIASVQLEADIKSMQAESAAVLPVTYQMIQQETKQDETLQSVMRHLRNNWTTPPEANELQCFFKRRESLCEADGCLMFLDRMVVPLSLQNAVLKQLHAGHPGMQRMKSIARSFIYWPNIDAHIEDYVRKCSDCAAASKAPVKTTLSSWPIPSQPWTRLHLDYAGPIQGRYFLVIVDAHSKWPEIFATTSSTATTTTRKLHECIARFGCPQIVVTDNGTQFDSEIFKQFCKKFGIEHVRTPPFHPQSNGQAERFVDTLKRALSKMGEKNVEDALQTFLQAYRYTPNPSLPDSKSPAEALLGRKVRTVFDLMKRPEQQVAHSNEKQNAQFNKKHGAKHRSFVIGEEVYAEIHIRNEKYWAEGVIIEQKGNVVYNVLLEDKRRRGLIRSHANQLRRRTLSEPTAIEDNTIPLQILLDEFSVTEPIPIHEDDGGQREVLPEANDNPLSQPVEVQLQPFLDVPGPSRLYDRDQPSTQRLAKKRSIPFRDPSSRKRRLPSHFEYYEIY